From a region of the Paenibacillus sp. R14(2021) genome:
- a CDS encoding uroporphyrinogen-III synthase, with translation MARLEGKVIAVTGPRKADDLSKIVAKFGGSAILRPAQGTVFLDDTQIEAQLRALIAQPADWLVLTTGVGTDALLQTAERHGLTEPLLQTLGGMKIAARGYKTVNALRKIGIAPAVRDDDGTTAGLLRAMGDCELHGKRVVLQLYGDPSPRIIGELAGRGALCEELLPYRHIPPEGNVVEQLIEEIIAAEVDAVTFTSTVQVRYVMGCAAKLGRLDEIRAAFSGAVLAVAVGKVTAEAIHEEGVRRVLFPEEERMGNMVVAMSKFFGESGGHYVA, from the coding sequence ATGGCGCGATTGGAAGGGAAGGTCATTGCGGTGACAGGTCCGCGCAAAGCGGACGATCTCAGCAAGATAGTAGCCAAATTCGGCGGTTCGGCGATTCTGCGGCCCGCGCAAGGCACCGTCTTTCTAGACGATACCCAGATTGAGGCGCAGCTGCGGGCCCTCATTGCGCAGCCGGCGGACTGGCTCGTCTTGACGACAGGCGTAGGGACGGACGCGCTGCTGCAGACGGCGGAACGGCATGGGCTGACGGAGCCGCTGCTGCAAACGCTCGGCGGCATGAAGATTGCCGCCCGCGGCTACAAGACGGTCAACGCGCTTCGCAAGATCGGCATCGCCCCAGCGGTGCGAGACGATGACGGAACCACGGCTGGTCTGCTGCGCGCCATGGGGGATTGCGAGCTGCATGGCAAGCGCGTGGTGCTTCAGCTGTATGGCGACCCGTCTCCGCGCATCATCGGCGAGCTGGCTGGCCGCGGCGCGCTGTGCGAGGAATTGCTGCCTTACCGGCATATTCCGCCGGAGGGCAATGTTGTCGAGCAATTAATCGAAGAAATTATCGCTGCGGAGGTCGACGCTGTCACGTTCACCAGCACGGTGCAGGTACGATACGTCATGGGCTGCGCGGCTAAGCTAGGCAGACTAGATGAGATTCGCGCTGCTTTCTCGGGCGCCGTCCTGGCGGTTGCGGTTGGCAAAGTGACCGCGGAAGCGATTCATGAGGAAGGCGTGCGGCGCGTGCTGTTCCCGGAAGAGGAACGCATGGGCAATATGGTTGTGGCGATGAGCAAGTTCTTCGGCGAATCCGGCGGTCATTACGTTGCGTAG
- a CDS encoding DNA alkylation repair protein, whose protein sequence is MAAVKVEDAAAYSAELQTLLRGHRDAETAAGMTAYMRNQFSFLGIRTPERAALTKTFTKVHGFPQGETLEAVVRDLWAQPEREFHYTAMVLMEKRKKQLPPEQTALLEMLITTHAWWDTVDLLAGHFAGALFAMHPELIPAYTEKWIASDNLWLRRSAILFQLGYKGRTDAALLFALIRRTAHEEEFFIRKAIGWALREYGKTDAGAVRAFVRETPLSPLSVREALKHIGD, encoded by the coding sequence ATGGCGGCTGTGAAAGTGGAAGACGCTGCGGCTTACAGCGCTGAGCTGCAGACCTTGCTGCGCGGACATCGCGATGCCGAGACGGCTGCGGGTATGACGGCATATATGCGAAACCAGTTTTCCTTTCTCGGTATCCGGACGCCGGAGCGGGCCGCGCTCACGAAGACGTTCACCAAGGTGCACGGCTTTCCGCAGGGCGAAACGCTGGAAGCGGTTGTGAGAGACCTGTGGGCGCAGCCGGAGCGGGAGTTTCATTATACCGCTATGGTGCTGATGGAGAAGCGCAAGAAGCAGCTGCCGCCTGAGCAAACGGCGCTGCTCGAAATGCTGATTACGACGCATGCTTGGTGGGACACGGTCGACCTGCTGGCTGGTCATTTTGCAGGCGCCCTCTTCGCGATGCATCCGGAGCTTATTCCGGCCTATACGGAGAAATGGATTGCTTCGGACAACCTGTGGCTGCGGCGCAGCGCGATTTTGTTCCAGCTCGGCTACAAAGGGCGCACGGACGCGGCGCTGCTGTTCGCGCTGATTAGGCGCACGGCGCATGAGGAGGAGTTCTTCATCCGCAAGGCGATCGGCTGGGCGCTTCGGGAGTACGGCAAGACGGATGCGGGCGCGGTTCGCGCATTTGTACGGGAGACGCCGCTGTCGCCGCTTAGCGTCCGCGAGGCGCTCAAGCATATTGGTGATTAG
- a CDS encoding YnfA family protein yields MMNTILLFLLAGLAEIGGGYLVWLWLKEAKPLWFGLVGSLILIAYGVIPTLQSFPSFGRVYAAYGGVFIVLAVLWGWLVDRKTPDLYDWIGAAVCIAGVSIMLWAPRGG; encoded by the coding sequence ATGATGAACACCATCTTACTCTTCCTTCTGGCCGGACTCGCTGAAATCGGAGGCGGCTACCTTGTCTGGCTGTGGCTGAAGGAAGCCAAGCCGCTCTGGTTCGGGCTCGTCGGCAGCCTCATCCTGATCGCGTACGGCGTCATTCCCACCTTGCAAAGCTTCCCGTCCTTCGGCCGTGTATACGCCGCTTACGGCGGGGTGTTCATCGTGCTCGCCGTGCTGTGGGGCTGGCTGGTTGACCGCAAAACGCCGGATCTCTACGACTGGATCGGCGCTGCGGTCTGCATCGCCGGTGTGTCCATCATGCTGTGGGCACCCCGCGGCGGCTGA
- a CDS encoding GTP cyclohydrolase II, translated as MPAIDESIVSLLDQNIETIKGKNGTIILVGPINLPVNLDGETVLFKWYCWLPCKDLVHTEGGCKETERTEFIIEQLSASNLAEKQQSSVLVHGDFENSPEALIRMHSICHTGDIFGSKRCDCGFQLHQSMKMIASHGAGALFYLSNHEGRGIGLFSKAMAYLLQEKGYDTVEANLELGFKDDTRSYDDTLLVLKHLRSKPVTLITNNPRKLEALKASGMNVDGRIPLWGDISEFNRKYLETKVNRSGHFNEELTIP; from the coding sequence ATGCCGGCCATAGATGAAAGCATTGTTTCCCTGTTGGATCAAAACATCGAGACGATTAAAGGCAAGAACGGAACGATTATTTTGGTAGGTCCCATCAACCTGCCTGTCAATTTAGACGGAGAAACGGTTCTCTTCAAATGGTACTGCTGGCTGCCCTGTAAGGATCTCGTTCATACAGAAGGCGGCTGCAAAGAGACAGAGCGGACGGAATTTATCATCGAGCAGCTATCGGCGTCCAATTTGGCGGAGAAGCAGCAGTCGAGCGTGCTGGTGCACGGGGATTTTGAGAACAGTCCCGAAGCGCTCATCCGCATGCACAGCATTTGCCATACGGGCGATATCTTCGGCAGCAAGCGATGCGACTGCGGATTCCAGCTGCATCAGTCCATGAAAATGATTGCGTCCCACGGCGCGGGTGCGCTGTTCTACTTGTCAAACCACGAGGGCCGCGGCATCGGGCTGTTCAGCAAAGCGATGGCGTATCTGCTGCAGGAGAAGGGCTATGATACGGTGGAAGCGAACCTGGAGCTCGGCTTCAAGGACGACACGCGCAGTTATGACGATACCTTGCTTGTGCTGAAGCATCTTCGCAGCAAGCCGGTGACGCTGATTACGAATAATCCGCGCAAGCTTGAAGCACTCAAGGCGTCCGGCATGAATGTGGATGGCCGGATTCCGCTGTGGGGAGATATATCGGAGTTTAACCGCAAATATTTGGAGACCAAAGTCAATCGTTCCGGGCATTTTAACGAGGAATTAACGATACCGTAA
- a CDS encoding ANTAR domain-containing response regulator, which yields MMKSILFLEIGRPPVSMHSLQQCCKSLHRASNINDAKGFISIVDAVVMHVPSETMHDVQSTIAGMRRLPTMWLCSESTMPKEMEWGFTLDGVLFSSMNSLEMSVALKWGSRVFQQRKRWAAEREQLMQRIEERKWIDQAKAVLCEIKGITEAEAYDFLRKQAMNERKRIGDISASIVKVYQLIHG from the coding sequence ATGATGAAATCAATTCTGTTTCTAGAGATTGGAAGACCCCCTGTTTCCATGCATAGCCTGCAGCAATGCTGCAAGTCGCTTCACCGCGCATCCAATATCAATGATGCCAAAGGCTTCATCAGCATCGTTGATGCCGTCGTTATGCACGTTCCGAGCGAAACCATGCACGACGTGCAGTCTACGATTGCCGGCATGAGACGGCTGCCCACGATGTGGCTATGTTCAGAGAGTACCATGCCTAAAGAAATGGAATGGGGTTTTACATTAGACGGCGTACTGTTCAGTTCCATGAACAGCCTGGAAATGAGTGTTGCGCTGAAATGGGGGTCCCGTGTTTTCCAGCAGCGCAAACGCTGGGCCGCCGAGCGCGAGCAGCTGATGCAGCGGATCGAGGAACGGAAGTGGATTGATCAGGCTAAAGCCGTATTGTGCGAAATCAAAGGCATTACGGAAGCGGAAGCTTATGATTTTCTGCGCAAGCAGGCCATGAACGAGCGCAAACGGATCGGCGATATCTCCGCCTCCATCGTGAAAGTGTATCAGCTCATTCACGGCTGA
- the nirD gene encoding nitrite reductase small subunit NirD gives MNEVIVGHISEFPERSGRVFRMGTLELAMFKLSDGTVKAIDNLCPHKQGKLSEGIVCDHHVFCPLHDRKINLHDGLVQAPDDGCVETYRVEVDGGGIVILFLKDGLGTKVS, from the coding sequence ATGAACGAAGTGATTGTGGGACATATTTCTGAATTTCCCGAGCGTTCTGGCCGAGTTTTTCGGATGGGGACACTGGAGCTGGCGATGTTCAAGCTGTCCGACGGAACGGTCAAGGCGATTGACAATCTGTGCCCGCATAAGCAGGGCAAGCTTTCGGAAGGCATCGTATGCGATCATCATGTCTTCTGTCCGCTTCACGACCGGAAGATCAACCTGCACGACGGCCTTGTGCAAGCGCCTGATGACGGCTGCGTCGAGACGTACCGCGTTGAAGTGGACGGCGGAGGTATTGTGATCTTGTTTCTGAAAGACGGCTTGGGAACGAAGGTTTCCTAA
- the nirB gene encoding nitrite reductase large subunit NirB: protein MKKKLVMIGNGMAGVSFVEQLLKLNPNRYEIVIIGSEPHPNYNRIMLSSVLAGDASMKDIILNDWNWYRDNGIQLLTGQEAVSVDAEERTVTTNAGVTLAYDELVFATGSVPFMLPLPGADKEGVIAFRDIKDCETMMETSKNYRKAIVIGGGLLGLEAARGLINLNMEVAVVHINKNLMNLQLDETASRMLKAELESQGMRFLMEHKSARITGKERVTGLTFEDGTHEAADLIVMAVGIRPNARLAKESGLEVNRGIVVDDHLQASIPNIHAVGECAEHRGLTYGLVAPLYEQGAVLAKKLAGVDSGGYHGTVLSTKLKVSGVNVFSAGRYTDEPGTKALRVQDDLDGVYKKVVFENGKIIGTVLFGDTSDSSRLFSLIRSGQDFTGKEKEVLFGPSGGGGSKTLSMEDLVTAMSGDEIVCGCNGVTKDTLVEAITEKGCVSLGELKACTKASAGCGGCKPLVEAILTTTLGADQVTKVKEGICGCTTMSRDEVVNAIQQMRLTTTKEVMHVLEWHNPEGCSKCRPALNYYLGMAFPEEHGDEPESRFVNERNHANIQKDGTFSVVPRIYGGVTTPEDLKRIAIVAEKYQVPLVKFTGGQRIDLLGVKKEDLPGMWKDLDMPSGYAYGKSLRTVKTCVGNTFCRFGTQDAIKMGIDLEKKFERLDTPHKVKLAVSGCPRNCAEATIKDLGVVAIDGGWELYMAGNGGTRVRAADLLVKVKTEEEVLEWTGAYLQYYRETANYLERTSEWAVRVGLDTVKKALEKKEDRDALNARIDKTLDLMQDPWKQIIENDDLRVAFDALTAKGAVNPEAAAANESK, encoded by the coding sequence ATGAAAAAGAAATTAGTCATGATTGGAAACGGCATGGCAGGCGTTTCCTTTGTTGAACAATTGCTGAAGCTTAACCCGAACCGCTATGAAATTGTCATTATCGGCTCCGAGCCGCATCCGAATTATAACCGCATCATGCTCTCCTCCGTACTCGCCGGGGATGCAAGCATGAAGGACATTATATTGAACGACTGGAATTGGTACCGCGACAACGGCATCCAGCTGCTGACGGGCCAAGAGGCCGTATCGGTGGACGCGGAGGAGCGGACTGTTACAACAAACGCAGGCGTTACACTTGCCTACGATGAGCTGGTGTTCGCAACGGGCTCGGTGCCGTTCATGCTCCCGCTGCCTGGCGCGGACAAGGAAGGCGTCATCGCCTTCCGCGATATCAAAGACTGCGAGACGATGATGGAGACTTCGAAGAACTATCGCAAAGCGATCGTCATCGGCGGCGGCCTGCTTGGTCTAGAGGCGGCGCGCGGCCTGATCAACCTGAACATGGAAGTCGCGGTCGTGCATATCAACAAGAATTTGATGAACCTCCAGTTGGACGAAACGGCGTCCCGCATGCTGAAAGCGGAGCTGGAGAGCCAAGGCATGAGGTTCCTTATGGAGCATAAGTCCGCACGCATCACCGGCAAGGAGCGCGTTACGGGGCTGACCTTCGAGGACGGCACGCATGAAGCGGCGGACCTGATCGTTATGGCGGTCGGTATCCGGCCGAACGCGCGGCTGGCGAAGGAAAGCGGCCTTGAAGTGAACCGCGGTATTGTCGTCGACGACCATTTGCAAGCGAGCATCCCGAATATCCATGCCGTCGGCGAGTGCGCCGAGCATCGCGGCTTGACCTACGGGCTCGTGGCCCCCTTGTATGAGCAAGGCGCGGTTCTCGCGAAGAAGCTGGCCGGCGTCGACAGCGGCGGCTATCATGGCACGGTGCTCTCGACGAAGTTGAAAGTGTCCGGCGTCAACGTATTCTCGGCGGGCCGTTATACCGACGAACCCGGTACGAAGGCGCTCCGCGTGCAGGATGACCTGGACGGCGTGTATAAGAAAGTCGTCTTCGAGAACGGCAAAATCATTGGCACCGTGCTCTTCGGCGATACGAGCGACAGCTCGCGGCTGTTCTCGCTCATCCGCAGTGGCCAGGATTTTACGGGCAAAGAAAAGGAAGTGCTGTTCGGACCTTCGGGCGGCGGCGGAAGCAAAACGCTTAGCATGGAAGATCTGGTAACGGCCATGAGTGGCGACGAAATCGTCTGCGGCTGTAACGGGGTTACGAAAGATACATTAGTAGAAGCGATTACGGAGAAGGGCTGCGTCAGCCTTGGCGAATTGAAGGCTTGCACCAAGGCATCTGCAGGCTGCGGCGGCTGTAAACCGCTCGTGGAAGCGATTCTGACGACGACGCTCGGCGCCGATCAAGTAACGAAAGTGAAGGAAGGCATCTGCGGCTGCACGACGATGTCCCGCGATGAAGTGGTGAACGCAATTCAGCAAATGCGTCTGACGACGACGAAGGAAGTTATGCACGTCCTGGAATGGCATAATCCCGAAGGCTGCTCCAAGTGCCGTCCTGCCTTGAACTACTACCTGGGCATGGCGTTCCCGGAAGAGCACGGGGATGAGCCGGAATCCCGCTTCGTCAACGAACGTAACCATGCGAACATTCAGAAGGACGGCACGTTCTCCGTCGTTCCCCGTATATATGGCGGCGTAACGACGCCGGAGGATCTGAAGCGGATCGCCATCGTTGCTGAGAAATATCAGGTGCCCCTTGTGAAATTTACCGGCGGGCAGCGGATCGACTTGCTCGGCGTGAAGAAAGAAGACCTGCCGGGCATGTGGAAGGATCTCGATATGCCATCCGGCTATGCATACGGCAAATCGCTGCGTACGGTCAAAACCTGCGTAGGCAATACGTTCTGCCGCTTCGGCACGCAGGATGCCATCAAGATGGGCATCGACCTGGAGAAGAAATTCGAGCGTCTGGATACGCCGCATAAAGTGAAATTGGCCGTATCCGGCTGCCCGCGCAACTGTGCGGAAGCGACGATTAAAGATCTTGGCGTCGTGGCAATCGACGGCGGCTGGGAGCTCTACATGGCCGGCAACGGCGGTACCCGCGTCCGCGCTGCGGACCTGCTGGTTAAAGTGAAGACGGAGGAAGAAGTGCTGGAGTGGACGGGCGCTTACCTGCAATATTACCGCGAGACGGCGAATTACTTGGAGCGTACGAGCGAGTGGGCGGTGCGCGTCGGTCTGGATACGGTCAAGAAGGCGCTTGAGAAGAAGGAAGACCGCGATGCGCTGAATGCCCGCATCGACAAAACGCTGGATTTGATGCAGGATCCTTGGAAGCAAATCATCGAGAACGACGATTTGCGCGTTGCCTTCGATGCACTGACGGCTAAAGGCGCCGTGAATCCGGAAGCGGCTGCGGCGAATGAGTCCAAATAA
- a CDS encoding alpha/beta fold hydrolase — protein MMNHTITIKSGDIELAGVLQYPAVDAGVKRPAKLPIVIIAHGFIGNRMGTDRLFVEAAERLTSSGYLVLRFDYGGCGESTGDYGSGGLDELIAQTRTVIDYALSLDLVDAERLILLGHSLGGAVAVLTAARDSRVKSLVLWAPVAHPFMDIRNIIGTKAIEEIETAGKADYMHYLFTKRFTDSLAQYQPLTELRGYSGDVLIVHGTADTVIPVDYCFLYQKMFWLRKEGNCDKEVILQGDHTFSSKASRDELFGASLRWIDTIGKRRSDWSLWTI, from the coding sequence ATGATGAATCATACCATAACAATTAAGAGCGGCGATATCGAACTAGCCGGTGTGCTTCAATATCCGGCCGTAGATGCAGGGGTTAAGCGTCCCGCCAAACTTCCGATCGTCATTATTGCCCATGGCTTTATCGGCAATCGGATGGGGACGGACCGGTTGTTCGTCGAAGCGGCGGAACGCTTGACGAGCAGCGGCTACTTGGTGCTTCGCTTCGATTACGGCGGCTGCGGCGAGAGCACCGGCGACTACGGCAGCGGCGGCCTGGATGAGCTGATTGCGCAGACGCGCACGGTGATCGACTATGCGCTCAGCCTGGATCTCGTCGATGCAGAGCGCCTTATCCTGCTCGGACACAGCCTCGGCGGCGCTGTTGCGGTGCTGACGGCAGCCCGCGATTCGCGGGTGAAGTCGCTTGTACTGTGGGCGCCGGTCGCCCACCCGTTCATGGATATTCGCAATATCATTGGTACCAAAGCGATTGAAGAGATCGAAACGGCCGGCAAGGCGGATTATATGCACTACCTGTTCACGAAGCGGTTTACCGACTCGCTGGCACAGTATCAGCCGCTAACGGAGCTTCGCGGGTACAGCGGCGATGTCTTGATCGTGCACGGGACGGCCGATACGGTCATTCCGGTCGACTACTGCTTCTTATATCAGAAGATGTTCTGGCTTCGCAAGGAAGGCAATTGCGATAAAGAAGTGATTTTGCAGGGGGACCATACGTTCTCGAGCAAAGCTTCCCGCGATGAGCTGTTCGGAGCTTCGCTTCGCTGGATCGATACGATCGGCAAGCGCCGCAGCGATTGGAGTCTGTGGACGATTTAA
- the nagZ gene encoding beta-N-acetylhexosaminidase, protein MRKTQLAVLALALGVMSGCGSAGSGSGGTSSASPGQGTTPVKQTTPPKPSEGTSAQPPSKPPSQPVQQVPTTEELIALKLQKMSLDEKLGAMIIAGLDGTAPSAQARAMIEKQHIGGFIFYKGNVTTPAGVAAYTNQLKAWNKVNHSPLFISVDQEGGRVSRLPGLLKLPTGRSIGDTGDVSYAGTIGGVLGKASKLMGFNVDFAPVLDINSNPANPVIGDRSYGTTSKRVTQMGLAVMDGIQDAGVIPVVKHFPGHGDTSVDSHLELPVVNKSLAQLKAFEWVPFKATVQNGVDMVMVAHILFPRIDKNVPASLSKTIITDELRGQLGYKGVVITDDMTMGAISKNFGLAQAAVTTVKAGSDIVLLAHGYEDAATVLTALKQSVKKGDISEKRINESVKRILALKMKYKLSDARIPGNPDVSGVNATIKKAVAAH, encoded by the coding sequence ATGAGAAAAACACAGCTTGCCGTCTTGGCGCTTGCCTTGGGCGTCATGAGCGGCTGCGGTTCCGCCGGCAGCGGAAGCGGGGGGACGTCTTCAGCATCCCCAGGGCAAGGGACAACGCCGGTCAAACAAACAACACCTCCGAAGCCGTCCGAGGGAACATCGGCGCAGCCGCCTTCGAAGCCGCCATCCCAGCCGGTGCAGCAGGTGCCGACAACGGAGGAATTGATCGCGCTGAAGCTGCAGAAGATGTCGCTTGACGAGAAGCTTGGCGCAATGATTATCGCGGGGCTGGACGGTACCGCGCCAAGCGCGCAGGCGAGAGCCATGATCGAGAAGCAGCATATCGGCGGTTTTATTTTCTATAAAGGCAATGTTACGACGCCTGCCGGCGTGGCGGCTTACACCAATCAGCTGAAAGCATGGAACAAAGTGAACCATTCGCCGCTGTTCATTTCCGTGGATCAGGAGGGCGGACGGGTGAGCCGGCTTCCCGGCTTGCTGAAGCTGCCGACGGGACGGTCGATCGGCGATACGGGTGATGTGTCGTATGCGGGTACGATCGGCGGCGTGCTGGGGAAAGCGAGCAAGCTGATGGGCTTTAACGTGGATTTTGCCCCGGTGCTCGACATTAACAGCAATCCGGCCAATCCCGTCATCGGCGACCGTTCCTACGGCACGACCTCGAAGCGGGTTACGCAGATGGGCCTCGCTGTCATGGACGGGATTCAGGATGCAGGCGTTATTCCGGTAGTGAAGCATTTTCCAGGGCACGGCGATACGTCGGTGGATTCCCATCTCGAGCTGCCGGTGGTAAATAAGAGCCTGGCGCAGCTAAAGGCGTTCGAATGGGTGCCGTTCAAGGCTACCGTCCAGAATGGGGTAGACATGGTGATGGTTGCGCACATCCTTTTCCCGAGAATCGATAAGAATGTTCCGGCTTCGCTATCGAAGACGATTATTACGGATGAGTTGCGCGGGCAGCTGGGCTATAAAGGCGTTGTCATCACAGACGACATGACGATGGGTGCGATCTCGAAAAATTTCGGGCTTGCGCAGGCGGCGGTCACGACGGTGAAGGCAGGCAGTGATATCGTGCTGCTCGCGCACGGGTACGAGGATGCCGCCACCGTGCTGACGGCATTGAAGCAGAGCGTGAAGAAGGGCGACATCTCGGAGAAGAGAATTAATGAGAGTGTCAAACGCATTCTGGCACTGAAGATGAAATACAAGCTGAGCGATGCGAGAATTCCCGGCAACCCTGACGTGAGCGGCGTCAATGCGACGATCAAAAAGGCAGTCGCGGCGCATTAA
- a CDS encoding molybdenum cofactor guanylyltransferase, whose amino-acid sequence MAVEELTGIILAGGQSSRMGRDKALLPIEGKPLLQTIAERMLQLGMRRIVIASGTPEREATYASLLPKLPAEVAYAADRFPDCGPLAGLHAALSLLPGGAYGFVMACDMPYISETLLERMLQAAVAAGGRLTTEGSTRIITGPQVIRVENQPFHALYHASAAAELAQRLARKELRMMSLLGALRSVQVPIYEAEEAAFLNLNAPELYEQYIRSLQH is encoded by the coding sequence ATGGCGGTCGAGGAGCTTACAGGCATTATTCTGGCAGGCGGGCAAAGCTCCCGCATGGGACGTGACAAAGCACTGCTGCCCATCGAAGGCAAACCGCTGCTGCAGACGATTGCGGAACGGATGCTGCAGCTGGGGATGCGGCGAATTGTTATCGCATCGGGCACGCCGGAGCGCGAGGCGACTTATGCGTCCTTGCTGCCTAAGCTGCCTGCGGAGGTTGCCTACGCCGCCGACCGCTTCCCGGACTGCGGGCCGCTCGCGGGACTTCATGCGGCGTTGTCACTTCTGCCTGGCGGCGCCTACGGCTTTGTCATGGCCTGCGACATGCCGTATATCTCAGAGACGCTGCTAGAGCGGATGCTGCAGGCAGCAGTGGCGGCTGGAGGTCGCCTTACCACAGAGGGAAGCACACGTATAATCACGGGGCCGCAAGTCATTCGAGTGGAAAATCAGCCGTTCCATGCGCTCTATCATGCGAGTGCTGCGGCGGAGCTTGCACAGCGGCTGGCGCGGAAGGAGCTGCGGATGATGTCGCTGCTCGGCGCGCTGCGCTCGGTTCAAGTTCCGATTTATGAGGCGGAGGAAGCGGCATTCCTGAATTTGAACGCGCCCGAACTCTACGAGCAATATATTCGAAGTCTCCAGCATTAA
- a CDS encoding NarK/NasA family nitrate transporter, which produces MDRKSFMKSGHSPSLFSAFLYFDMSFMVWSLLGPLAVIIMSDFQMDAAQKANLVALPVLGGSILRLVLGYLTDVIGPKRTGQLGLLLTMVPLVWGWKFVDSLNELYIVALMLGIAGASFAAALPLASRWYPPKYQGLAMGIAGAGNSGTVFSTLFANRIAAHYGTWHVVFGLALIPIALVFIVFTILAKDSPNQPAPRKLSDYGRVLNQRDTWVFCALYCVTFGGFVGMANYLTIFFNTQYGLSPVRAADFATVCVIAGSLFRPVGGWLADRVGGIRMLMGLYAIVAIMMACISTLPTLPVIIVLLFIGMMALGMGNGSVFQLVPQRFQNEIGIVTGIVGAAGGLGGYFLPKILGNLKLSTGTYTPGFLILSGVALVCVVLIFVIQGAWKKTWIGSGGKARVDASMPDSIAS; this is translated from the coding sequence ATGGACCGCAAAAGTTTTATGAAGAGTGGACATAGTCCTTCGTTGTTTAGCGCTTTTTTGTATTTCGATATGAGCTTTATGGTCTGGTCGCTGCTCGGCCCTCTGGCCGTCATCATTATGAGCGACTTCCAAATGGATGCCGCACAGAAAGCGAACTTGGTCGCGCTGCCCGTTCTCGGCGGATCAATCCTCCGTCTTGTGTTAGGTTATCTGACAGATGTTATTGGACCTAAGCGTACCGGGCAGTTAGGCTTGCTGCTCACGATGGTGCCTCTCGTCTGGGGTTGGAAATTCGTCGATTCTCTTAACGAGCTGTACATTGTGGCGCTCATGCTCGGTATTGCCGGCGCATCCTTCGCCGCTGCGCTCCCGCTGGCAAGCCGCTGGTATCCGCCGAAGTACCAAGGTCTCGCCATGGGCATCGCCGGGGCAGGAAACAGCGGTACTGTATTCTCCACCTTGTTCGCCAACCGGATTGCGGCACATTATGGTACTTGGCACGTCGTATTCGGCCTTGCGCTGATTCCTATCGCGCTCGTCTTCATCGTCTTCACCATCCTAGCCAAGGACAGCCCTAACCAACCGGCTCCGCGCAAGCTCTCCGATTACGGCAGGGTGCTCAACCAGCGCGACACCTGGGTATTCTGCGCGCTGTACTGCGTGACGTTCGGCGGTTTCGTCGGCATGGCCAACTACCTGACGATCTTCTTCAATACGCAATACGGACTAAGCCCGGTACGCGCGGCGGATTTTGCGACTGTATGCGTCATCGCCGGCAGTCTCTTCCGTCCAGTCGGCGGGTGGCTCGCTGACCGTGTCGGCGGCATAAGGATGCTGATGGGACTGTATGCGATCGTGGCGATCATGATGGCCTGCATCTCCACCCTTCCGACGCTGCCAGTCATTATCGTCCTCTTGTTTATCGGCATGATGGCGCTCGGCATGGGTAATGGCTCGGTGTTCCAGCTCGTTCCGCAGCGCTTCCAGAACGAAATCGGCATCGTTACCGGCATTGTCGGCGCAGCCGGCGGTCTCGGCGGCTACTTCCTGCCGAAAATCCTCGGGAACCTGAAGCTGTCCACCGGCACGTACACGCCCGGCTTTCTCATTCTTAGCGGCGTAGCGCTTGTATGCGTCGTACTCATCTTCGTGATCCAAGGAGCTTGGAAGAAAACATGGATCGGCAGCGGCGGCAAAGCCCGCGTCGATGCCAGCATGCCAGACAGCATCGCATCGTAA